The proteins below are encoded in one region of Aestuariivirga litoralis:
- the rplI gene encoding 50S ribosomal protein L9, producing the protein MQVILLERVGRLGHMGEVVKVKDGYARNFLLPNHKALRATEANKAKFERDRAVLEAKNADARKAAETEAKSLDGKIFVIIRQAGEGGHLYGSVSPRDIAEAAAAQGATINKNHVHLGAPIKSIGLHTVEVAPHPEVTIKVQVNVARSPDEAAAQARGEDLSDGAAEKAETRAAAEALFAEAQADERAEEDAEPGIETAAERKAKRSKKAE; encoded by the coding sequence ATGCAAGTTATTCTTCTCGAACGCGTTGGCCGCTTGGGCCACATGGGCGAAGTGGTCAAGGTGAAGGATGGTTACGCTCGTAACTTCCTGCTGCCGAACCACAAGGCCCTGCGCGCCACTGAAGCCAACAAGGCCAAGTTCGAGCGCGACCGCGCTGTGCTTGAAGCCAAGAACGCTGATGCCCGCAAGGCCGCAGAAACCGAAGCCAAGAGCCTTGATGGCAAGATCTTCGTGATCATCCGCCAGGCCGGCGAAGGTGGTCATCTCTATGGTTCCGTCAGCCCGCGCGACATCGCCGAAGCTGCTGCAGCCCAGGGTGCAACCATCAACAAGAACCATGTTCACCTCGGTGCCCCGATCAAGTCGATCGGCCTGCACACGGTGGAAGTGGCTCCGCATCCGGAAGTGACCATCAAGGTTCAGGTCAACGTCGCCCGCTCGCCGGATGAAGCTGCAGCCCAGGCCCGTGGCGAAGATCTGTCTGACGGTGCCGCTGAAAAGGCCGAAACCCGCGCCGCTGCTGAAGCGCTCTTCGCTGAAGCCCAGGCTGACGAACGCGCAGAAGAAGATGCCGAACCCGGTATCGAAACCGCCGCCGAACGCAAGGCCAAGCGCAGCAAGAAGGCTGAATAA
- the rpiA gene encoding ribose-5-phosphate isomerase RpiA yields MSADTQKKAAALEALKVVTADVKIGLGTGTTANHFIIAAAEKVKREKLNTIFVPTSAASYALAQKHGLNLQNIEDNAFLDFTVDGADEIDPQFRMIKGGGGALHREKIVASSSRFVICICDESKKVETLGKFPLPVEVSKYGVNPTAWKIERLLHNQGFTNAKMRLRAQVDGKPFVTEGGNAIIDLQLGAIPDPDRLEASLKHLPGVIECGLFIGICGIVMMATENGVEEITRP; encoded by the coding sequence ATGAGTGCGGATACACAAAAGAAAGCAGCCGCACTTGAAGCGCTGAAAGTTGTTACAGCAGATGTGAAAATCGGTCTGGGCACCGGCACCACTGCCAATCACTTCATCATAGCCGCTGCGGAAAAGGTGAAACGCGAAAAACTTAATACAATTTTCGTGCCGACATCTGCTGCATCTTACGCGTTGGCACAGAAGCACGGCCTCAATCTGCAGAATATCGAGGACAATGCCTTCCTGGATTTCACCGTGGATGGCGCCGATGAAATCGATCCGCAATTCCGCATGATCAAGGGCGGTGGCGGGGCCTTGCACCGCGAGAAAATCGTGGCCTCGTCGTCGCGCTTTGTAATCTGCATCTGCGATGAATCGAAGAAGGTCGAAACGCTGGGCAAATTCCCGCTGCCAGTGGAAGTCTCGAAATACGGCGTGAACCCCACAGCCTGGAAGATCGAACGCCTGCTGCACAATCAGGGCTTCACCAATGCCAAGATGCGCCTGCGCGCGCAAGTGGATGGCAAGCCTTTCGTCACTGAAGGCGGCAATGCGATCATTGACCTGCAGCTGGGCGCGATCCCCGATCCGGACCGGCTGGAAGCGTCGCTCAAGCATCTGCCGGGCGTGATTGAATGCGGGCTGTTCATCGGCATCTGCGGCATCGTGATGATGGCCACTGAAAACGGCGTTGAGGAGATCACCCGTCCGTGA
- a CDS encoding alpha/beta hydrolase has protein sequence MQEALFIMGFLAGAGLLAYHHMPLEVLNSIIPKDDGAKRKAFDLPYGPHYRHKLDIYTPTEGTGPWPVVVFVHGGAWSYGSKNSYEFVGRAFAAKGYVAVLPSYRLATSDPYPSFVKDTARAINWIIRNIDMYGGNAQQMFLSGHSAGAYNVALALLDQRYFAKFNTDLSGIKGVALLSTPADFKLCQSRIAQDVFGHVQDFDATQPVNYVRPDVPPFLLLHTKVDHMCRAYNSVSLHKRLRAAGATSKLRLYKDCSHVGILLALAKPFRHYAPALNDMLEFFASTSSRKAKFLN, from the coding sequence ATGCAAGAAGCGCTCTTCATTATGGGTTTTCTGGCGGGTGCCGGCCTTCTGGCCTATCACCATATGCCATTGGAAGTTCTGAACTCCATCATCCCCAAGGATGACGGAGCAAAGCGCAAGGCCTTTGATCTCCCTTACGGCCCGCATTACCGCCACAAGCTGGATATCTATACCCCCACAGAAGGCACCGGGCCCTGGCCGGTCGTGGTCTTCGTCCATGGCGGCGCCTGGAGCTATGGGTCCAAGAATTCCTATGAATTTGTCGGCCGAGCTTTTGCGGCGAAGGGCTATGTGGCAGTGCTGCCCAGCTACCGCCTCGCCACCAGCGATCCCTATCCGTCTTTTGTCAAAGATACAGCGCGGGCCATCAATTGGATCATCCGCAATATAGACATGTATGGCGGCAACGCGCAGCAGATGTTCCTTTCAGGGCATTCCGCAGGCGCTTACAACGTGGCGCTCGCTTTGCTGGATCAGCGCTACTTCGCCAAGTTCAATACGGACCTCTCAGGCATCAAGGGCGTCGCACTCCTGTCCACCCCGGCCGATTTCAAATTGTGCCAAAGCCGAATTGCCCAGGACGTATTCGGCCATGTGCAGGATTTTGATGCCACCCAGCCCGTGAATTATGTGCGCCCCGATGTGCCGCCGTTCCTGCTTTTGCACACGAAAGTGGACCATATGTGCCGCGCCTATAATTCCGTCTCGCTGCACAAAAGATTGCGTGCGGCAGGTGCCACAAGCAAGCTTCGGCTGTATAAAGATTGCTCACATGTGGGAATACTGCTGGCGCTGGCAAAACCCTTCCGCCACTACGCCCCGGCCTTAAATGACATGCTGGAATTCTTCGCGTCAACTAGTTCACGCAAGGCCAAATTCCTGAATTGA
- the gph gene encoding phosphoglycolate phosphatase (PGP is an essential enzyme in the glycolate salvage pathway in higher organisms (photorespiration in plants). Phosphoglycolate results from the oxidase activity of RubisCO in the Calvin cycle when concentrations of carbon dioxide are low relative to oxygen. This enzyme is a member of the Haloacid Dehalogenase (HAD) superfamily of aspartate-nucleophile hydrolase enzymes (PF00702).) — protein sequence MPVEALIFDLDGTLVDTAPDLINAANYALKQAGRNAISDEQLRSFVGHGALSLIKQGLAATGGVPDETTVLGLRDQFIDYYNDNIAVGSKVFDGLEPVLKAARQRGIKLGVCTNKLEGLSHRLLKDIGLASYFDAVVGGDTLPVMKPDPAPYFEVARLLGVDAKRTIMFGDSETDIRTAQAAGVPVIAVSFGYTPQHVSAFDPDHVIDHYDEAWSLVEAYV from the coding sequence ATGCCAGTTGAAGCCCTGATTTTTGATCTTGATGGTACTCTAGTCGATACAGCGCCAGACCTGATCAATGCCGCAAACTATGCCCTGAAACAGGCGGGGCGGAATGCGATTTCGGACGAGCAGCTGCGTTCGTTCGTAGGACATGGGGCTTTGAGCCTGATTAAGCAAGGGCTTGCCGCCACCGGTGGCGTTCCGGATGAGACTACCGTTTTGGGGCTGCGCGACCAGTTCATTGATTATTACAATGATAATATCGCCGTGGGCAGCAAGGTGTTTGATGGGTTGGAGCCAGTGCTCAAGGCCGCCCGGCAGCGCGGCATCAAGCTGGGCGTGTGCACCAACAAGCTGGAAGGCCTGTCACACCGGCTGCTCAAGGATATTGGCCTGGCGTCCTATTTCGATGCGGTGGTGGGCGGCGACACATTGCCGGTGATGAAGCCTGACCCAGCGCCTTATTTCGAAGTGGCGCGGCTTTTGGGTGTGGATGCCAAACGCACCATCATGTTCGGTGACAGCGAGACGGATATCCGCACAGCCCAAGCTGCCGGCGTGCCGGTGATCGCGGTGAGCTTCGGTTATACGCCGCAGCATGTCTCGGCGTTTGATCCTGATCACGTGATTGATCATTACGACGAGGCCTGGAGCCTGGTTGAGGCCTATGTCTAA
- the gor gene encoding glutathione-disulfide reductase → MSSYDYDLFVIGAGSGGVRAARIAAKHGAKVAVAEEYRVGGTCVIRGCVPKKLLVYASKFAEEFEDAIGYGWTSEKVSFDWSVLIENKDKEIDRLNKAYIRNLEAAGAELIMERATLVDAHTVQLATSGRKITAKYILIATGAAPFIPRHLPGHELAMSSNEAFHLDHLPRRIVIVGGGYIAVEFAGIFNGLGVETILVLRGDQILRGFDDDLRNHLAAEMKKKGIEILTKADIAAIERSGDGVRVTLEDGRQIGAGQIMFATGRMPNTVGLNLEEAGVKLTPHYAVEVDEFSKSSVDSIYAVGDVTNRVNLTPVAIREGHAFADTIFGNMPRSVDHTLVPTAVFSQPELGTVGLTEAQARDKHAKIDIYKTSFRPMKHTLSGRDERMLMKLIVDGETDKVLGCHIAGPDAGEMAQLLGIAITCGATKAQFDATLAVHPTASEELVTMREKWKP, encoded by the coding sequence GTGAGCAGTTACGACTACGACCTTTTCGTCATTGGTGCAGGTTCGGGCGGCGTGCGCGCAGCCCGCATTGCGGCCAAACATGGCGCCAAGGTCGCAGTCGCAGAAGAATACCGCGTAGGTGGCACTTGCGTCATCCGTGGCTGCGTGCCCAAGAAGCTGCTGGTCTATGCATCCAAATTCGCCGAGGAATTTGAAGATGCGATTGGCTACGGCTGGACCTCGGAAAAAGTGTCCTTCGATTGGTCCGTCCTGATCGAAAACAAGGACAAGGAAATAGACCGCCTGAACAAGGCCTATATCCGCAATCTCGAAGCCGCCGGCGCTGAACTGATCATGGAGCGTGCGACCTTGGTGGATGCGCACACGGTGCAACTGGCCACATCCGGACGCAAGATCACCGCGAAATATATCCTCATCGCCACCGGTGCCGCGCCCTTCATTCCGCGCCATCTGCCCGGCCATGAGCTGGCGATGTCCTCGAACGAGGCTTTCCATCTGGACCATCTGCCCCGCCGCATCGTGATCGTCGGTGGCGGATATATTGCGGTTGAGTTTGCCGGGATTTTCAACGGCCTTGGCGTGGAAACCATCCTGGTGCTGCGCGGCGACCAGATCCTGCGTGGCTTTGATGATGATTTGCGCAACCACCTCGCCGCCGAAATGAAGAAAAAAGGGATCGAGATCCTCACCAAGGCCGACATTGCTGCGATTGAACGCAGCGGTGACGGCGTGCGCGTCACGCTGGAAGACGGCCGCCAGATCGGCGCAGGTCAGATCATGTTCGCCACCGGCCGCATGCCCAATACGGTGGGCCTGAACCTCGAAGAGGCAGGCGTGAAGCTCACACCGCATTACGCCGTTGAAGTCGATGAATTCTCCAAGAGCTCGGTGGACTCAATCTATGCCGTGGGCGATGTGACTAACCGCGTGAACCTCACGCCCGTGGCCATCCGCGAAGGCCACGCTTTTGCCGACACGATTTTCGGCAACATGCCGCGCTCAGTGGATCACACGCTGGTGCCCACCGCAGTATTTTCGCAGCCGGAACTCGGCACCGTAGGCCTCACCGAAGCCCAGGCGCGCGACAAGCACGCCAAGATCGATATCTACAAGACCAGCTTCCGCCCGATGAAGCACACGCTCTCAGGCCGTGACGAACGCATGCTGATGAAGCTGATTGTCGATGGCGAAACCGACAAGGTTCTCGGCTGCCACATTGCCGGCCCAGATGCCGGCGAAATGGCGCAGCTGCTCGGCATCGCCATCACCTGCGGCGCCACCAAAGCGCAGTTTGATGCCACGCTGGCCGTTCACCCGACGGCTTCGGAAGAACTGGTCACAATGCGCGAAAAGTGGAAACCCTAG
- a CDS encoding alpha/beta hydrolase, with amino-acid sequence MLFKIVMYAIAALLIVGGLLYTYLPLETFNLFIPKDAGSRLLIGDVAYGPDPRHRLDIYAPTEGKGPWPVVVFVHGGSWSSGNKNPYEFVGRALAAQGYLVLVPNYRLHPEHPYPAFVEDAALTIDWATRHASEYGGDQSHVFVSGHSAGAYNVAMAVLDKHYLAALGTDAFAIKGVALLAGPLDFLPLDSKISIDVFGRVADLPSTQPVNFVRADAPPFLILHGTEDQTCYPRNSVSLDAKLRAAGASSTLKLYDGVSHVGIMIALAKPLRSRTPTLADMVVFFTSH; translated from the coding sequence TTGCTATTTAAAATCGTAATGTATGCGATTGCTGCCCTCTTGATCGTGGGCGGTCTTCTATACACCTACCTTCCGCTTGAAACTTTCAATCTGTTCATTCCAAAGGACGCGGGCTCGCGTCTTCTGATTGGCGATGTGGCCTACGGCCCCGATCCGCGCCACCGCCTTGATATTTACGCGCCCACCGAAGGCAAGGGCCCGTGGCCTGTTGTCGTATTCGTCCATGGCGGCTCATGGAGTTCGGGCAACAAGAACCCTTACGAGTTTGTCGGCCGTGCGCTCGCTGCTCAAGGGTACCTCGTGCTGGTCCCAAACTACCGGCTGCATCCCGAACATCCCTATCCGGCCTTCGTGGAAGACGCTGCCCTCACAATCGATTGGGCCACCCGCCATGCGAGCGAATATGGCGGCGATCAAAGCCACGTCTTCGTCTCTGGCCATTCCGCAGGCGCCTACAATGTGGCCATGGCGGTTCTCGACAAGCATTATCTGGCAGCGCTGGGCACCGATGCCTTTGCCATCAAGGGCGTGGCGCTACTGGCCGGGCCGCTCGATTTCCTGCCACTCGACAGCAAGATTTCCATTGATGTTTTTGGCCGCGTGGCTGATCTGCCCTCCACCCAGCCAGTGAATTTCGTGCGCGCCGACGCGCCACCCTTTCTCATCCTGCACGGGACTGAAGATCAAACCTGCTATCCGCGCAATTCGGTTTCGCTTGATGCCAAGCTGCGCGCCGCCGGGGCCTCCAGCACGCTGAAGCTTTATGACGGTGTCTCTCATGTCGGCATCATGATCGCGCTCGCAAAACCCTTGCGGAGCAGGACGCCCACCCTGGCGGACATGGTGGTCTTCTTCACCTCCCATTAA
- a CDS encoding lysine-2,3-aminomutase-like protein — protein sequence MSKAATSARALAGLGLVTADEAARLAAVEDKFSTRLSPEVLRQIKTASLDDPIFRQYVPSREELDVREDELADPIGDVPHQKVKGIIHRYRDRLLLTPTHTCQVYCRFCFRREKVGSAANLSKAELEAAYAYIAVHSEVNEVILTGGDPLVLSDRRLAEIIGRISAIPHVSVIRIHSRVPLVEPARITRDLLKALKTRCALFMLIHVNHAAELSKPVCAGLARLNKAGIPLLSQSVLLKGVNNDAEVLATLFRALIANRVKPYYLHHLDKAEGTSHFRVSIAEGQALMRQLRGKLSGLAQPTYVLDIPGGFGKVPIGPVSLNQKAPGQYEIADPEGRRHRYQE from the coding sequence ATGTCTAAAGCCGCCACATCGGCCCGCGCGCTGGCCGGGCTGGGGCTGGTGACGGCTGATGAAGCTGCAAGGCTGGCTGCGGTCGAGGACAAGTTCTCCACGCGGCTTTCGCCGGAGGTATTGCGGCAGATCAAGACAGCCAGCCTCGATGATCCCATCTTCCGGCAATATGTGCCTTCGCGCGAAGAGCTGGACGTGCGGGAAGATGAGCTGGCGGATCCCATTGGCGACGTGCCGCACCAGAAGGTGAAGGGCATCATCCACCGCTACCGCGACCGGCTACTGTTGACGCCGACGCACACCTGCCAAGTCTATTGCCGCTTCTGCTTCCGCCGCGAGAAGGTTGGCAGTGCAGCTAATTTGAGCAAGGCAGAGCTTGAGGCGGCCTACGCCTATATCGCCGTGCATAGTGAAGTGAACGAAGTGATTCTGACCGGCGGCGATCCGCTGGTGCTTTCGGACCGCAGGCTTGCCGAGATCATCGGGCGGATTTCCGCGATCCCGCATGTAAGTGTGATCCGCATTCACAGCCGCGTGCCACTGGTAGAACCGGCACGGATCACTCGCGACTTGCTCAAGGCCCTGAAAACCCGCTGCGCGCTGTTCATGTTGATCCATGTGAACCACGCGGCTGAGCTGTCAAAGCCGGTTTGCGCCGGCCTGGCGCGGCTGAACAAGGCGGGCATTCCCCTGCTCTCGCAAAGCGTGCTGCTCAAGGGCGTGAACAATGACGCCGAGGTTTTGGCCACGCTATTCCGCGCGCTGATCGCCAACCGGGTGAAGCCTTACTACCTGCACCATCTCGACAAGGCGGAGGGCACCAGCCATTTCCGGGTTTCAATTGCTGAGGGCCAAGCCCTGATGCGCCAGTTGCGTGGCAAGCTTTCGGGCCTTGCCCAGCCAACCTATGTACTCGATATTCCTGGCGGCTTTGGCAAGGTGCCGATTGGGCCGGTCTCACTGAACCAGAAGGCACCAGGCCAATACGAAATCGCCGACCCAGAGGGCCGGCGACATCGCTATCAGGAATGA
- a CDS encoding host attachment protein produces MMLNKQPKILVAAADGAHARFFDYSRDAKGGAARQVRVMNHPALQSKDLVSDRPGHGQGSNGGGTHAIEPRVSPHEAEETKFLHDVIAQIVKEAVGYDQLIIIAPPRALAVLRERLPRAERERVVLELNKDVLRMPEGDVAKLVEDNLSAAVLH; encoded by the coding sequence ATGATGCTGAACAAACAACCCAAGATTCTTGTTGCTGCCGCGGATGGTGCGCATGCGCGATTCTTTGACTATTCGCGTGATGCGAAAGGTGGTGCTGCGCGGCAAGTCAGGGTCATGAACCACCCTGCTCTCCAGAGTAAAGACCTGGTGAGCGACAGGCCCGGCCATGGGCAAGGCAGCAATGGCGGCGGCACCCATGCGATCGAACCGCGCGTCAGCCCGCACGAGGCGGAAGAAACGAAATTCCTGCATGATGTGATTGCACAGATCGTCAAGGAAGCTGTTGGCTATGACCAGCTCATCATCATTGCGCCACCGCGCGCACTTGCCGTGTTGCGCGAACGCCTGCCGCGTGCAGAACGCGAGCGTGTGGTTCTGGAATTGAACAAGGATGTGCTTCGCATGCCGGAAGGCGATGTGGCGAAGCTGGTGGAAGACAATCTTTCGGCCGCCGTGCTGCACTGA
- a CDS encoding replicative DNA helicase, translating to MSMPSLRAVDAPADETSRIPPQNLEAEQALLGAILSNNEAADRVTSFLGPEHFSEAVHARIYEAATTLIRMGKLASPVTLKTHFENDQSLKEIGGAVYLARLAANATTIINADEYGRAIFELAQRRKLISLGTDVVNESFQPDIETSVRDIIEKTEQALYGLAEKEQFGKGFERFGASLAKAIDMASAAYQRDGHLSGISCGLSDMDEKMGGLQKSDLIILAARPAMGKSALASNIAYHVAKAYKSEYQPDGSQKVLDGGVVAFFSLEMSTEQLATRIISEQAGIPSEDIRRGKITEDQFQRLVDISRELQALPLYLDDTGGLSIAQVAARARRLKRQRGLGLVVVDYLQLLAGSAKKAAEGRVQEVTEITVGLKALAKELNVPIIALSQLSRQVENREDKRPQLADLRESGSIEQDADVVLFIYREDYYLQRLEPHVGTPEHQDWQEKMDRAHGKAEVIIGKQRHGPTGTIELQFEGKFTRFSNLAREDHLPERFG from the coding sequence ATGTCCATGCCTTCCCTTCGCGCCGTTGATGCGCCCGCCGATGAAACCAGCCGCATTCCGCCACAGAACCTTGAGGCGGAGCAGGCGCTGCTCGGCGCCATCCTGTCGAACAATGAAGCGGCAGACCGTGTCACTTCATTCCTCGGGCCAGAGCATTTCTCGGAAGCCGTGCATGCTCGTATCTATGAAGCCGCCACCACGCTCATCCGCATGGGCAAGCTGGCTTCGCCTGTTACGTTGAAAACCCATTTCGAGAATGACCAGTCGCTGAAGGAAATCGGCGGTGCTGTTTATCTCGCGCGCCTTGCTGCCAATGCAACCACCATCATCAATGCTGATGAATATGGCCGCGCCATTTTTGAGCTCGCCCAACGCCGCAAGCTGATCTCGCTCGGCACAGATGTGGTGAATGAGAGCTTCCAGCCCGATATTGAAACATCGGTACGGGACATCATTGAGAAGACCGAACAGGCCCTGTATGGGCTCGCAGAAAAAGAGCAATTCGGCAAAGGCTTCGAGCGTTTCGGTGCGTCCCTCGCCAAGGCCATCGACATGGCCTCCGCCGCCTATCAGCGCGATGGGCATCTGTCGGGCATTTCCTGCGGCCTGTCCGACATGGATGAAAAGATGGGCGGCTTGCAGAAATCAGATCTGATCATTCTCGCTGCCCGCCCCGCCATGGGCAAATCGGCACTCGCCTCCAACATCGCCTATCACGTGGCCAAGGCGTACAAATCCGAATACCAGCCTGATGGCTCGCAGAAGGTTTTGGACGGCGGCGTGGTCGCCTTCTTCTCGCTCGAAATGAGCACCGAGCAATTGGCCACGCGTATCATTTCCGAGCAAGCGGGCATTCCGTCCGAAGACATTCGCCGTGGCAAGATCACTGAAGACCAGTTCCAGCGGCTAGTCGATATCAGCCGTGAATTGCAGGCGCTGCCGCTTTATCTCGATGATACCGGCGGTCTCTCGATTGCGCAGGTGGCTGCCCGCGCGCGCCGCCTGAAACGCCAGCGTGGCCTTGGGCTTGTGGTGGTGGACTATTTGCAGCTCCTCGCCGGCTCCGCCAAAAAGGCTGCCGAAGGCCGTGTGCAGGAAGTCACCGAAATCACTGTGGGCCTCAAGGCGCTGGCCAAGGAACTCAACGTGCCGATCATCGCGCTCTCGCAGCTGTCGCGCCAGGTGGAAAACCGCGAAGACAAACGCCCGCAGCTGGCCGACTTGCGTGAATCAGGTTCAATCGAACAGGACGCCGACGTGGTGCTGTTCATCTACCGCGAGGATTATTACCTGCAGCGGCTCGAGCCGCATGTCGGTACGCCAGAGCATCAGGACTGGCAGGAAAAGATGGACCGCGCCCATGGCAAGGCCGAAGTGATCATCGGTAAGCAGCGCCACGGCCCCACCGGCACGATTGAGCTGCAGTTCGAAGGTAAGTTCACCCGCTTCAGCAATCTGGCGCGTGAGGACCATTTGCCAGAACGGTTCGGGTGA
- a CDS encoding OmpW/AlkL family protein, protein MKKILGAMALFTALSSQAHAADDWFVHLGVTGVLFNSSLKSTNTPYTGAYVTNNITGTVEVGRYLTDGFAFALSAGIPPTNELHGTAGGGAVDRRTGNATYGSVMALAQYHFNRDGQFSPYIGAGLAYNITFSTAPNPAAGVTALSIDNGFAPVVQAGVDYKVSNNISVFADVKKEFYSTTAHFNNGPGYATVQLDPWIVSAGIGFTF, encoded by the coding sequence ATGAAGAAGATTTTGGGAGCAATGGCTCTTTTCACGGCACTTTCCAGCCAGGCCCATGCAGCGGATGATTGGTTTGTGCATCTTGGTGTCACCGGTGTGCTCTTCAATTCCAGCCTTAAAAGCACGAACACCCCTTACACTGGCGCTTACGTGACAAACAATATCACCGGCACGGTTGAAGTTGGCCGTTACTTGACAGACGGCTTTGCCTTTGCGCTGTCGGCCGGCATTCCACCCACCAATGAGCTTCACGGCACTGCTGGCGGCGGCGCGGTTGACCGGCGTACTGGTAACGCGACTTACGGCTCAGTCATGGCGCTCGCCCAATACCACTTCAATCGCGACGGCCAGTTCAGCCCTTATATTGGTGCTGGTCTCGCCTACAACATAACCTTCTCGACTGCGCCGAACCCGGCGGCTGGTGTCACCGCTCTCTCAATTGACAATGGTTTTGCTCCTGTCGTGCAAGCGGGCGTGGATTACAAAGTGTCTAACAACATCAGCGTTTTTGCGGACGTAAAAAAGGAATTCTATTCCACCACCGCTCATTTTAACAACGGCCCGGGCTATGCCACTGTCCAACTTGATCCGTGGATTGTCTCGGCAGGTATCGGCTTCACGTTCTAA
- a CDS encoding NAD-dependent succinate-semialdehyde dehydrogenase has translation MDVAKSQNLKNILKDKSLLKEACYINGEWVTSKDMIDVTNPVDDGVIGQIPRLGKAETKAAIEGAEKAQKAWAKKSAKERSIILRKWFSLMMENQEDLAQIMTAEQGKPLAESRGEIAYGASFIEFFAEEAKRVYGETIPVPMANSRAVVIKQPVGVVAAITPWNFPNAMITRKAGPALAAGCAFVCKPAAETPFSALALGELAHRAGMPAGIFSVITGKASEIGGEMTSNPIVKALTFTGSTEIGRMLMAQCAPTIKKVGLELGGNAPFIVFDDADLDAAVAGAIVSKYRNNGQTCVCANRIYVQEGVYDAFAEKLAVAVKKLNVGDGVKDGVTTGPLINKAAVKKVEEHIADATAKGAKVVLGGHSLGGNFFEPTILTGVTSAMAVAREETFGPVAPLFRFKTEEEVIELANATEFGLACYFYTRDIGRVWRVGEALDYGMVGINEGLISTAEVPFGGVKESGIGREGSSHGMEEYLELKYMLMGGLGK, from the coding sequence ATGGACGTCGCCAAATCCCAGAATTTGAAGAACATCTTGAAGGACAAGAGCCTTCTCAAGGAAGCCTGCTACATCAATGGCGAGTGGGTCACTTCCAAAGACATGATCGATGTCACCAACCCGGTGGATGATGGTGTGATTGGCCAGATTCCGCGTTTGGGCAAGGCCGAGACCAAGGCCGCCATTGAAGGTGCTGAAAAAGCCCAGAAGGCCTGGGCCAAGAAATCCGCCAAGGAGCGCAGCATCATCCTGCGCAAATGGTTCAGCCTGATGATGGAGAACCAGGAAGACCTGGCCCAGATCATGACGGCAGAGCAGGGCAAGCCGCTGGCGGAAAGCCGCGGCGAGATCGCTTATGGTGCCAGCTTCATTGAGTTCTTCGCAGAAGAAGCCAAGCGCGTTTACGGCGAAACCATTCCGGTGCCGATGGCCAACAGCCGCGCCGTGGTCATCAAGCAGCCGGTCGGTGTGGTTGCTGCAATCACCCCGTGGAACTTTCCGAATGCGATGATCACCCGCAAGGCTGGCCCCGCACTCGCGGCAGGTTGCGCCTTTGTCTGCAAGCCTGCAGCTGAAACGCCGTTCTCGGCGCTGGCGCTGGGGGAACTTGCGCACCGTGCTGGTATGCCCGCTGGCATTTTCTCGGTGATCACCGGCAAGGCCTCGGAAATCGGCGGCGAGATGACCTCGAACCCGATCGTCAAAGCGCTGACCTTTACCGGCTCCACCGAAATCGGTCGCATGCTGATGGCCCAGTGCGCCCCCACCATCAAGAAGGTGGGCCTGGAACTGGGTGGCAACGCGCCCTTCATCGTGTTCGATGATGCCGATCTCGATGCTGCCGTCGCTGGCGCCATTGTTTCGAAATACCGCAATAACGGCCAGACTTGTGTCTGCGCCAACCGCATCTATGTGCAGGAAGGCGTCTATGATGCCTTCGCCGAGAAGCTGGCTGTTGCCGTGAAGAAACTGAATGTGGGTGACGGCGTCAAGGACGGTGTCACCACCGGTCCGCTGATCAACAAGGCCGCTGTCAAAAAAGTCGAAGAGCACATTGCCGATGCCACCGCCAAGGGTGCCAAGGTGGTGCTGGGCGGGCATTCCTTGGGCGGCAATTTCTTCGAACCGACAATCCTGACCGGTGTGACCTCTGCCATGGCAGTCGCCCGCGAAGAAACCTTTGGCCCGGTGGCTCCGCTGTTCCGCTTCAAGACCGAGGAAGAAGTGATCGAGCTGGCCAACGCCACCGAATTCGGCCTCGCCTGCTATTTCTACACGCGCGATATCGGCCGTGTGTGGCGCGTGGGCGAAGCATTGGATTACGGCATGGTGGGCATTAACGAAGGCCTGATTTCAACCGCCGAAGTGCCCTTCGGTGGTGTTAAGGAAAGTGGCATTGGCCGTGAGGGTTCATCTCACGGCATGGAAGAATATCTGGAGTTGAAATACATGTTGATGGGTGGCCTGGGAAAATGA